Proteins encoded within one genomic window of Columba livia isolate bColLiv1 breed racing homer chromosome 1, bColLiv1.pat.W.v2, whole genome shotgun sequence:
- the DNAJC3 gene encoding dnaJ homolog subfamily C member 3, with protein MVSPAASAGRLGSALPFLLVLFDLQYQGAECGINAEVEKQLEMGKKLLAAGQLADALSHFHAAIEGDSDNYIAYYRRATVYLAMGKSKAAIRDLSKVVELKQDFTSARLQRGHLLLKQGKFDEAEDDFKNVLKSNPSNNEEKEAQTQLTKSDELQRLHSQALSAYQQEDYETAISLLDEILAVCVWDAELRELRAECYIKEGEPSKAISDLKAAAKLKSDNTEAFYKISRIYYQLGDHELSLSEVRECLKLDQDHKQCFSLYKQVKKLNKQIESAEELIREGRYEDAINKYDSVMKTEPDVAIYATRAKERICHCLSKNQQPTEAIKVCTEVLQLEPTNVNALKDRAEAYLLEDLYEEAIKDYETAQANSENDQQIREGLERAQRMLKQSQKRDYYKILGVKRNARKQEIIKAYRKLASQWHPDNFQSEEEKKKAEKKFIDIAAAKEVLTDPEMRRKFDAGEDPLDAESQQGGGNPFHRNWNTWQGFNPFGSGGGPFTFKFHFS; from the exons ATGGTGTCTCCCGCGGCCTCCGCCGGCCGCCTGGGCTCCGCGCTGCCTTTCCTGCTGGTGCTCTTCGACCTGCAGTACCAAG gagcTGAATGTGGAATAAATGCAGAAGTAGAAAAACAGCTTGAAATGGGAAAGAAGTTATTGGCTGCTGGACAGCTAGCAGATGCTTTGTCTCACTTTCATGCGGCTATAG AGGGAGACTCTGATAACTACATTGCTTATTACAGAAGAGCCACAGTGTATTTAGCCATGGGCAAATCTAAAGCAGCAATTCGTGATTTAAGTAAAGTGGTTGAATTAAAGCAGGACTTCACATCA GCAAGGTTACAGAGAGGACACTTACTGCTCAAGCAAGGAAAATTTGATGAAGCAGAGGATGACTTTAAAAATGTG CTCAAATCTAATCCCAGCAATAatgaggagaaagaagcccagacACAACTGACAAAATCGGATGAGCTACAGCGCCTGCATTCACAAGCGTTATCTGCCTACCAGCAAGAGGATTATGAAACTGCTATTTCTCTTCTTGATGAAATCTTGGCA GTTTGTGTTTGGGATGCAGAGCTACGGGAACTTCGAGCCGAGTGTTATATAAAAGAAGGGGAACCAAGCAAAGCCATTAGTGACTTGAAAGCTGCTGCCAAATTAAAGAGTGATAACACTGAAGCCTTCTATAAAATCAGCAGAATATATTATCAGCTGGGGGACCATGAATTATCACTCAG TGAAGTCCGGGAGTGTCTGAAGCTGGACCAGGACCATAAGCAATGCTTCTCTCTTTATAAGCAAGTAAAGAAACTCAATAAGCAGATTGAGTCAGCAGAGGAATTAATCAGAGAAGGCAG GTATGAAGATGCTATCAATAAGTACGATTCTGTAATGAAAACTGAGCCAGATGTTGCCATTTATGCTACTCGTGCCAAAGAAAGGATCTGTCACTGTTTATCAAAG AATCAGCAACCTACAGAAGCCATAAAAGTTTGTACAGAAGTTCTGCAACTGGAACCAACCAACGTAAATGCCCTGAAAGACAGAGCAGAAGCTTATTTGCTGGAAGACCTGTATGAAGAAG ctATTAAAGACTATGAGACTGCTCAAGCCAATAGTGAAAATGACCAGCAGATTCGGGAGGGGCTGGAACGTGCCCAGAGGATGCTGAAGCAATCACAGAAGAGGGATTACTATAAAATCTTAGGAGTAAAAAG AAATGCTCGAAAGCAAGAAATCATAAAAGCTTACAGAAAGCTGGCATCCCAGTGGCACCCTGATAACTTCCAgagtgaggaagaaaagaagaaagcagagaaaaaattcATTGACATAGCAGCTGCTAAAGAAGTCCTCACTGACCCAG aGATGAGGCGGAAGTTTGATGCGGGAGAGGACCCACTGGACGCGGAGAGTCAGCAGGGTGGGGGCAACCCTTTCCACAGGAACTGGAACACGTGGCAAGGATTCAACCCCTTCGGCTCCGGAGGAGGACCATTTACATTCAAATTTCACTTCAGCTAG